Proteins from one Nyctibius grandis isolate bNycGra1 chromosome 2, bNycGra1.pri, whole genome shotgun sequence genomic window:
- the NR0B1 gene encoding LOW QUALITY PROTEIN: nuclear receptor subfamily 0 group B member 1 (The sequence of the model RefSeq protein was modified relative to this genomic sequence to represent the inferred CDS: deleted 4 bases in 2 codons) has product MACAERCRCCAGQQRHSSILYNILRARRRAASPAGQGPRRGQASRGCPCGSRRRVALRSPQVACKAASAVLVKTLRFVQNVPCFQELPLEEQLLLVRSCWAPLLVLGLAQDRVDLETVESAEPSMLQRILTTRRRGEQPPPRGPAPARPHHGPGGGGEPPLPSAGEIQAIKGFLAKCWSLDISTKEYAYLKGTVLFNPDLPGLQCTQYIEGLQREAQQALNEHVRLIHSGDEARFAKLNVVLCLLRSINANMIAELFFRPIIGAVNMDDMLLEMLCAKL; this is encoded by the exons ATGGCGTGCGCGGAGCGGTGCCGGTGCTGCGCGGGACAGCAG CGGCACAGCAGCATCCTCTACAACATCCTCCGG GCGAGGAGGAGGGCGGCGTCGCCGGCGGGGCAGGGGCCGAGGCGGGGGCAGGCGTCCCGCGGCTGCCCGTGCGGGTCGCGGCGGCGGGTGGCCTTGAGGAGCCCGCAGGTGGCATGCAAGGCGGCCTCGGCCGTGCTGGTGAAGACGCTGCGCTTCGTCCAGAACGTGCCCTGCTTCCAGGAGCTGCCCCTGgaggagcagctcctgctggtCCGCAGCTGCTGGGCGCCCctgctggtgctggggctggcgcAGGACCGGGTGGACTTGGAGACGGTGGAGAGCGCGGAGCCCAGCATGCTGCAGAGGATCCTCACTAcccggcggcggggcgagcagcccccgccgcggggacCGGCGCCGGCCCGGCCGCACCACGGCCCCGGCGGCGGTGGCGAGCCGCCCCTGCCCTCGGCCGGCGAGATTCAGGCTATCAAGGGCTTCCTGGCCAAGTGCTGGAGCCTGGATATCAGCACCAAAGAGTACGCTTACCTCAAGGGGACGGTGCTCTTCAACCCGG atctACCTGGACTGCAGTGTACACAGTACATTGAAGGACTGCAGAGGGAAGCACAACAAGCTCTAAATGAACATGTCAGACTCATTCACAGTGGTGATGAAGCCAGATTTGCCAAGCTGAATGTTGTTCTATGCCTGTTAAGATCTATTAATGCTAATATGATTGCTGAATTATTCTTTAGGCCCATCATTGGAGCAGTGAACATGGATGACATGCTTTTGGAAATGCTTTGTGCAAAATTATAA